A portion of the Cygnus olor isolate bCygOlo1 chromosome 15, bCygOlo1.pri.v2, whole genome shotgun sequence genome contains these proteins:
- the DEXI gene encoding dexamethasone-induced protein, translating into MPAAVSARLDALESWAFHALLALPYMFYVGLFFVNVLILYYAFLMEYIVLNVGIVFLPEDVDQALLDLGVLSEPGSVLYETDGELDVFDGYLE; encoded by the coding sequence ATGCCCGCCGCCGTGTCGGCACGGCTGGATGCGCTGGAGTCCTGGGCCTTCCATGCGCTGCTGGCGCTGCCCTATATGTTCTACGTGGGCTTGTTCTTCGTCAACGTGCTGATCCTGTACTATGCCTTCCTGATGGAGTACATCGTCCTCAACGTGGGCATCGTCTTCCTGCCCGAGGACGTGGACCAGGCTCTGCTGGACCTGGGAGTGCTTTCCGAGCCGGGCTCCGTGCTCTACGAGACGGACGGCGAGCTGGATGTCTTTGACGGCTACCTGGAGTGA
- the CIITA gene encoding MHC class II transactivator isoform X2, producing the protein MKLQDSKRQIMDSALVCENGYLDLLHSDIDPVHLFTLLDPKSSGNEEGDLFADSEIDANSYDQLNSMDFLCTVENDENGDELYLSSNAREAYARIAELAEYVLKDQQEKQVEDTFAGSLILDEMTAENAEIFTDVKMQKCHKRTFLGSVESCADVSEPKYKKIVDAPAVSTRNGSFLAMPLNSHPASSTSLTHQHMSFSVPAINALGRSFVIPVSGSSAPLIPECLPLGIDKQENIDFADPAQQKNNFLIGNATSSIIAYPGLEMFKEVQVPVIPSEEPFKRPRSVEVFCTALKDYFGDICKSVALEREVTLDHLFIDGTLVQNQIETKTGKNSVKAMEKELVTYSLQWKEKASLERSQIFQIPGGKDLETKVIVVLGKAGMGKSILVQKICQDWSNGEFPQFEFLFWFDCKQISLPEKCYSLKDLLLDFFVKPQEGSKEIFEYILQNPAKVLLVFDGFEGLHDHENFSRCSNRQPDKDLYSIKELLSGLIQKKILNGCTLLLTARPKDKVNQYVSKVDKTTEIVGFSPQQRELYITKYFEGLPYCDNALKLIKESEYLFSHCYSPVMCRFVCFLCETVLEMGDKGLPSTLTTLFLKFVQQKIIPMQTDVTAVQNQKSLATLARIAWYLGEKHQSTMKSDLLPSKEVKEFALKYGFFLPFAFPKHSDTEEEEFGTTFSDFVIQNFLGALHLILAEDVKDKSLTKYLSFPSKKKKPYNWLDLLPRFLAGLLFLQDDAYFCSLSNKEIKQSTKKQKTLLKYIRRLQINDLCPERLLELLHCVYETQYNYLLQHVTLRLKPDLSFQGIVITPPDVHVLYSTLKRSRKEFSLDLQNSSIDMQGLKDLVGLKNVASFRASLGDTIRLWKHLEQTKDYELLKLSTEKFVLDPLKAKTMKDINDLSDLVEMQEMINCMQDASGCSSYEIPAIKNLRKIEFALGPAYGLQGFLKLVEILPSFPTLQHLDLDALSENGIGDEGAKSLSEVFPTLRSLEILNLSQNKITDVGAEKLATALPSLSSLTTLSLYNNNICDFGAENLAEVLPAMASLRVLDVQYNKITGVGAQQLTDSLRKCPHIKNLLMWNPTIPYGVLEHLQQLDSRISV; encoded by the exons ATTCTGAAATTGATGCCAACAGCTATGATCAGTTGAATAGTATGGATTTCCTGTGTACAgtggaaaatgatgaaaatgggGATGAATTATATCTCTCTTCCAATGCCAGAGAAGCTTATGCTAGAATAG cTGAATTAGCAGAATATGTGCTCAAAGATCAGCAGGAGAAGCAGGTGGAAGACACTTTTG cAGGGAGCCTTATTTTGGATGAAATGACTGCTGAAAACGCTGAGATATTTACTGATGTAAAGATGCAGAAATGTCACAAAAGAA catttttaggCTCCGTAGAGAGTTGTGCTGATGTTTCAGAACccaaatacaagaaaattg tgGATGCCCCTGCAGTGTCTACAAGGAATGGCAGTTTCTTGGCTATGCCTCTCAACAGCCATCCAGCTAGCTCCACCTCGCTAACTCACCAGCACATGTCCTTTTCTGTTCCCGCTATCAATGCACTGGGAAGAAGTTTTGTAATTCCTG TTTCAGGATCTTCAGCACCTTTGATTCCAGAGTGTCTACCCCTTGGCATAGACAAACAAGAGAATATAGACTTTGCAgatcctgctcagcagaaaaacaattttttaattggaaatgccACATCAAGTATTATAGCATACCCAG GCTTAGAAATGTTCAAAGAAGTCCAAGTTCCTGTAATTCCTTCTGAAGAACCTTTCAAAAGACCAA GGTCAGTGGAAGTTTTCTGTACAGCGCTTAAGGATTACTTCGGAGACATATGCAAATCTGTGGCCTTGGAGCGTGAAGTGACTCTTGATCACTTGTTTATTGATGGTACACTCGTGCAAAACCAAATTGAAACCAAGACTGGGAAGAACAGTgtaaaagcaatggaaaaggAGCTGGTAACTTACAGTCTACAATGGAAGGAAAAGGCATCACTTGAAAGAAGCCAAATATTTCAAATCCCAGGAGGTAAAGATTTAGAGACTAAAGTGATTGTGGTGTTGGGAAAAGCAGGAATGGGCAAAAGCATTCTTGTACAGAAGATCTGCCAGGACTGGTCCAATGGAGAGTTTCCTcagtttgaatttcttttttggtttgaCTGCAAACAAATAAGCTTGCCTGAGAAGTGTTACAGCTTGAAGGATctgcttcttgatttttttgtaaaaccTCAAGAGGGAAGCAAAGAGATCTTTGAGTACATATTGCAAAATCCTGCTAAAGTCCTTCTGGTTTTTGATGGTTTTGAAGGGTTGCATGACCATGAGAATTTTTCTCGTTGCTCAAACAGACAGCCTGACAAAGACTTGTACAGTATAAAGGAGCTGCTTTCAGGACTTATCCAAAAAAAGATACTCAATGGCTGTACTTTATTACTTACAGCAAGACCGAAAGACAAGGTGAACCAGTACGTGTCCAAAGTGGATAAGACTACTGAAATAGTAGGATTCTCTCCTCAGCAGAGAGAATTGTACATAACCAAATACTTTGAAGGATTACCCTACTGTGATAATGCACTGAAATTAATCAAAGAGAGTGAGTACCTGTTTAGTCATTGTTACAGCCCTGTTATGTGtagatttgtttgtttcctctgtgaGACAGTACTTGAAATGGGAGACAAAGGCCTTCCTTCAACTCTTACTAcacttttcctgaaatttgTTCAGCAAAAGATAATACCTATGCAAACAGATGTTACAGCTGTGCAAAATCAAAAGAGCCTTGCTACACTAGCCCGTATAGCCTGGTATCTTGGAGAAAAGCACCAAAGTACCATGAAAAGTGATCTTCTTCCTTCTAAGGAAGTTAAAGAATTTGCTCTGAAGTATGGATTTTTCCTGCCATTTGCATTCCCCAAACATTCAGATactgaggaggaggaatttGGGACCACATTCTCCGATTTCGTCATTCAGAATTTCTTAGGTGCGCTTCACCTTATATTAGCAGAAGACGTGAAGGATAAAAGTCTAACAAAGTACCTGTCTTTTCCAtccaagaagaaaaagcctTATAACTGGTTAGATTTACTGCCTCGATTTTTGGCTGGATTGTTGTTCCTCCAGGATGATGCCTACTTCTGCTCCCTTTCtaataaggaaataaaacaatcaaCCAAGAAGCAGAAAACGCTCCTGAAATATATTAGAAGGTTGCAGATAAATGACCTCTGTCCAGAGAGGTTACTCGAGCTTTTACACTGCGTATATGAAACACAATACAATTATCTTTTGCAGCATGTGACCTTAAGGCTCAAGCCAGACCTGTCTTTTCAGGGCATTGTTATTACACCACCAGATGTTCATGTACTGTACTCTACTTTAAAAAGGTCAAGAAAAGAGTTTTCCTTGGAtttgcaaaacagcagcattgACATGCAAGGGCTAAAAGACTTGGTTGGCCTGAAGAATGTGGCATCATTCAG GGCCTCCCTTGGTGATACAATCAGGCTATGGAAACACTTAGAACAGACAAAAGACTATGAACTGTTGAAACTGTCAACAGAAAAATTTGTTCTCGATCCCTTAAAGGCAAAGACAATGAAGGACATCAATGACCTTTCAGACCTTGTAGAAATGCAGGAGATGATCAATTG CATGCAAGATGCCTCTGGTTGCAGCAGCTATGAAATTCCTGCCATAAAGAACCTGAGAAAAATAGAGTTTGC tctaGGTCCAGCATACGGCCTTCAGGGATTTCTAAAACTTGTGGAAATTCTGCCATCATTTCCAACACTTCAGCATTTAGA CCTTGATGCTCTGAGTGAAAATGGCATAGGAGATGAAGGAGCAAAGAGTCTATCTGAAGTCTTTCCAACACTGAGATCACTGGAAATATTGAA CTTATCACAGAATAAGATAACAGATGTGGGCGCAGAGAAACTAGCTACAGCTCTTCCTTCCTTATCTTCATTAACAACACTAAG CTTGTACAATAATAACATTTGTGATTTTGGAGCAGAAAATCTTGCAGAAGTTCTTCCTGCAATGGCATCTTTAAGAGTGCTAGA TGTTCAGTATAACAAAATAACTGGTGTTGGAGCCCAACAGCTGACTGACAGCCTACGAAAATGCCCCCACATAAAAAACTTGCT GATGTGGAATCCTACAATTCCCTATGGAGTTCTCGAACACCTTCAGCAGCTGGACTCAAGGATCAGCGTGTAG
- the CIITA gene encoding MHC class II transactivator isoform X3, producing MDSALVCENGYLDLLHSDIDPVHLFTLLDPKSSGNEEGDLFADSEIDANSYDQLNSMDFLCTVENDENGDELYLSSNAREAYARIAELAEYVLKDQQEKQVEDTFAGSLILDEMTAENAEIFTDVKMQKCHKRTFLGSVESCADVSEPKYKKIVDAPAVSTRNGSFLAMPLNSHPASSTSLTHQHMSFSVPAINALGRSFVIPVSGSSAPLIPECLPLGIDKQENIDFADPAQQKNNFLIGNATSSIIAYPGLEMFKEVQVPVIPSEEPFKRPRSVEVFCTALKDYFGDICKSVALEREVTLDHLFIDGTLVQNQIETKTGKNSVKAMEKELVTYSLQWKEKASLERSQIFQIPGGKDLETKVIVVLGKAGMGKSILVQKICQDWSNGEFPQFEFLFWFDCKQISLPEKCYSLKDLLLDFFVKPQEGSKEIFEYILQNPAKVLLVFDGFEGLHDHENFSRCSNRQPDKDLYSIKELLSGLIQKKILNGCTLLLTARPKDKVNQYVSKVDKTTEIVGFSPQQRELYITKYFEGLPYCDNALKLIKESEYLFSHCYSPVMCRFVCFLCETVLEMGDKGLPSTLTTLFLKFVQQKIIPMQTDVTAVQNQKSLATLARIAWYLGEKHQSTMKSDLLPSKEVKEFALKYGFFLPFAFPKHSDTEEEEFGTTFSDFVIQNFLGALHLILAEDVKDKSLTKYLSFPSKKKKPYNWLDLLPRFLAGLLFLQDDAYFCSLSNKEIKQSTKKQKTLLKYIRRLQINDLCPERLLELLHCVYETQYNYLLQHVTLRLKPDLSFQGIVITPPDVHVLYSTLKRSRKEFSLDLQNSSIDMQGLKDLVGLKNVASFRASLGDTIRLWKHLEQTKDYELLKLSTEKFVLDPLKAKTMKDINDLSDLVEMQEMINCMQDASGCSSYEIPAIKNLRKIEFALGPAYGLQGFLKLVEILPSFPTLQHLDLDALSENGIGDEGAKSLSEVFPTLRSLEILNLSQNKITDVGAEKLATALPSLSSLTTLSLYNNNICDFGAENLAEVLPAMASLRVLDVQYNKITGVGAQQLTDSLRKCPHIKNLLMWNPTIPYGVLEHLQQLDSRISV from the exons ATTCTGAAATTGATGCCAACAGCTATGATCAGTTGAATAGTATGGATTTCCTGTGTACAgtggaaaatgatgaaaatgggGATGAATTATATCTCTCTTCCAATGCCAGAGAAGCTTATGCTAGAATAG cTGAATTAGCAGAATATGTGCTCAAAGATCAGCAGGAGAAGCAGGTGGAAGACACTTTTG cAGGGAGCCTTATTTTGGATGAAATGACTGCTGAAAACGCTGAGATATTTACTGATGTAAAGATGCAGAAATGTCACAAAAGAA catttttaggCTCCGTAGAGAGTTGTGCTGATGTTTCAGAACccaaatacaagaaaattg tgGATGCCCCTGCAGTGTCTACAAGGAATGGCAGTTTCTTGGCTATGCCTCTCAACAGCCATCCAGCTAGCTCCACCTCGCTAACTCACCAGCACATGTCCTTTTCTGTTCCCGCTATCAATGCACTGGGAAGAAGTTTTGTAATTCCTG TTTCAGGATCTTCAGCACCTTTGATTCCAGAGTGTCTACCCCTTGGCATAGACAAACAAGAGAATATAGACTTTGCAgatcctgctcagcagaaaaacaattttttaattggaaatgccACATCAAGTATTATAGCATACCCAG GCTTAGAAATGTTCAAAGAAGTCCAAGTTCCTGTAATTCCTTCTGAAGAACCTTTCAAAAGACCAA GGTCAGTGGAAGTTTTCTGTACAGCGCTTAAGGATTACTTCGGAGACATATGCAAATCTGTGGCCTTGGAGCGTGAAGTGACTCTTGATCACTTGTTTATTGATGGTACACTCGTGCAAAACCAAATTGAAACCAAGACTGGGAAGAACAGTgtaaaagcaatggaaaaggAGCTGGTAACTTACAGTCTACAATGGAAGGAAAAGGCATCACTTGAAAGAAGCCAAATATTTCAAATCCCAGGAGGTAAAGATTTAGAGACTAAAGTGATTGTGGTGTTGGGAAAAGCAGGAATGGGCAAAAGCATTCTTGTACAGAAGATCTGCCAGGACTGGTCCAATGGAGAGTTTCCTcagtttgaatttcttttttggtttgaCTGCAAACAAATAAGCTTGCCTGAGAAGTGTTACAGCTTGAAGGATctgcttcttgatttttttgtaaaaccTCAAGAGGGAAGCAAAGAGATCTTTGAGTACATATTGCAAAATCCTGCTAAAGTCCTTCTGGTTTTTGATGGTTTTGAAGGGTTGCATGACCATGAGAATTTTTCTCGTTGCTCAAACAGACAGCCTGACAAAGACTTGTACAGTATAAAGGAGCTGCTTTCAGGACTTATCCAAAAAAAGATACTCAATGGCTGTACTTTATTACTTACAGCAAGACCGAAAGACAAGGTGAACCAGTACGTGTCCAAAGTGGATAAGACTACTGAAATAGTAGGATTCTCTCCTCAGCAGAGAGAATTGTACATAACCAAATACTTTGAAGGATTACCCTACTGTGATAATGCACTGAAATTAATCAAAGAGAGTGAGTACCTGTTTAGTCATTGTTACAGCCCTGTTATGTGtagatttgtttgtttcctctgtgaGACAGTACTTGAAATGGGAGACAAAGGCCTTCCTTCAACTCTTACTAcacttttcctgaaatttgTTCAGCAAAAGATAATACCTATGCAAACAGATGTTACAGCTGTGCAAAATCAAAAGAGCCTTGCTACACTAGCCCGTATAGCCTGGTATCTTGGAGAAAAGCACCAAAGTACCATGAAAAGTGATCTTCTTCCTTCTAAGGAAGTTAAAGAATTTGCTCTGAAGTATGGATTTTTCCTGCCATTTGCATTCCCCAAACATTCAGATactgaggaggaggaatttGGGACCACATTCTCCGATTTCGTCATTCAGAATTTCTTAGGTGCGCTTCACCTTATATTAGCAGAAGACGTGAAGGATAAAAGTCTAACAAAGTACCTGTCTTTTCCAtccaagaagaaaaagcctTATAACTGGTTAGATTTACTGCCTCGATTTTTGGCTGGATTGTTGTTCCTCCAGGATGATGCCTACTTCTGCTCCCTTTCtaataaggaaataaaacaatcaaCCAAGAAGCAGAAAACGCTCCTGAAATATATTAGAAGGTTGCAGATAAATGACCTCTGTCCAGAGAGGTTACTCGAGCTTTTACACTGCGTATATGAAACACAATACAATTATCTTTTGCAGCATGTGACCTTAAGGCTCAAGCCAGACCTGTCTTTTCAGGGCATTGTTATTACACCACCAGATGTTCATGTACTGTACTCTACTTTAAAAAGGTCAAGAAAAGAGTTTTCCTTGGAtttgcaaaacagcagcattgACATGCAAGGGCTAAAAGACTTGGTTGGCCTGAAGAATGTGGCATCATTCAG GGCCTCCCTTGGTGATACAATCAGGCTATGGAAACACTTAGAACAGACAAAAGACTATGAACTGTTGAAACTGTCAACAGAAAAATTTGTTCTCGATCCCTTAAAGGCAAAGACAATGAAGGACATCAATGACCTTTCAGACCTTGTAGAAATGCAGGAGATGATCAATTG CATGCAAGATGCCTCTGGTTGCAGCAGCTATGAAATTCCTGCCATAAAGAACCTGAGAAAAATAGAGTTTGC tctaGGTCCAGCATACGGCCTTCAGGGATTTCTAAAACTTGTGGAAATTCTGCCATCATTTCCAACACTTCAGCATTTAGA CCTTGATGCTCTGAGTGAAAATGGCATAGGAGATGAAGGAGCAAAGAGTCTATCTGAAGTCTTTCCAACACTGAGATCACTGGAAATATTGAA CTTATCACAGAATAAGATAACAGATGTGGGCGCAGAGAAACTAGCTACAGCTCTTCCTTCCTTATCTTCATTAACAACACTAAG CTTGTACAATAATAACATTTGTGATTTTGGAGCAGAAAATCTTGCAGAAGTTCTTCCTGCAATGGCATCTTTAAGAGTGCTAGA TGTTCAGTATAACAAAATAACTGGTGTTGGAGCCCAACAGCTGACTGACAGCCTACGAAAATGCCCCCACATAAAAAACTTGCT GATGTGGAATCCTACAATTCCCTATGGAGTTCTCGAACACCTTCAGCAGCTGGACTCAAGGATCAGCGTGTAG